The following coding sequences are from one Selenomonas sputigena ATCC 35185 window:
- a CDS encoding SGNH/GDSL hydrolase family protein — protein MKKFLLFTFVILFFTFLCIFLTEKTDVLGLRNIPFDPIFENKGDHVVISWKRLPYPCFYRIEALSKTTGLVEGEPEYHAFESELTFKASYEMPATPIPMYYRITAFGMFGQLTPPSNVVENPNFKEPLRPRPIFEYTKDHPASRKPFLVWHSIPGAVCYELEILSDKPDAEGGTAMSRKNHLYSTKQIFTNGYQVDLTSFVNGETGILYWRVRALGFHHETIGEFSKAEPIYIKADEPLPTKPLINNFDQMPNATEPVYPVYQWIPLNGCENYEVELMVTPPASDENNNTQPAKNRQWAQKVEGAFSCYDEYPRPYAGEYYWRVRAIDANGNTIGTYSDVEKFTVKEKNSRIFAAAFGDSITHGGGALSFSPIDLEYSFTTYLDFPTVNIGRSGDTAHTSMLRFEKDVLYFHPYNLLILTGSNSLRAEEISAEQIISDLDAIKKKCEANDIRPIFLTLMPINPKNIRSAFHADTDPLWQQKLARVNAYIRNQKYYVDLEPYFYDANHTVMAPELSVDGLHPDIRGKMLMAEIINRRRDLLRQ, from the coding sequence ATGAAAAAATTTCTTTTGTTTACCTTCGTCATCTTATTCTTTACTTTTCTCTGTATTTTTTTGACGGAGAAAACCGATGTGCTCGGCCTGCGCAACATACCGTTCGACCCAATTTTTGAAAACAAGGGCGACCATGTCGTGATTTCATGGAAAAGGCTTCCCTATCCATGCTTCTATCGAATCGAAGCGCTTTCCAAGACGACGGGACTTGTTGAAGGCGAACCGGAATACCATGCCTTTGAGTCTGAGTTGACCTTCAAGGCTTCCTACGAGATGCCCGCGACGCCGATTCCCATGTATTACCGCATCACGGCATTCGGGATGTTCGGGCAGCTCACACCTCCTTCCAATGTCGTTGAAAATCCAAATTTCAAAGAGCCGCTGCGGCCGCGTCCCATCTTCGAATACACGAAAGACCATCCGGCAAGCCGCAAGCCGTTCCTCGTCTGGCACAGCATTCCCGGAGCCGTCTGCTACGAACTGGAAATTCTCTCGGACAAGCCCGACGCCGAAGGCGGTACAGCAATGTCGCGCAAGAATCATCTTTACAGTACGAAGCAGATATTTACAAATGGCTATCAGGTCGATCTTACATCTTTTGTAAATGGCGAGACGGGCATCTTGTATTGGCGTGTGCGCGCGCTGGGCTTCCACCATGAAACGATTGGCGAATTCTCCAAGGCTGAGCCGATTTATATCAAGGCCGATGAACCGCTGCCAACGAAACCCTTGATCAACAACTTCGATCAAATGCCGAATGCGACAGAACCTGTTTATCCCGTTTATCAATGGATACCTCTGAACGGCTGTGAGAATTATGAAGTTGAGCTTATGGTGACTCCTCCTGCATCCGACGAAAACAACAATACGCAGCCTGCCAAAAATCGTCAATGGGCGCAAAAGGTTGAAGGCGCCTTCAGCTGTTACGACGAATACCCGCGTCCCTATGCCGGAGAATATTATTGGCGCGTGCGTGCGATTGACGCAAATGGCAATACGATCGGCACATATTCGGACGTGGAGAAATTTACCGTAAAAGAAAAAAACAGTCGCATTTTTGCCGCCGCTTTCGGCGACAGCATTACGCATGGCGGCGGAGCATTGTCATTTTCCCCCATTGACCTTGAGTATAGTTTCACAACCTACCTTGATTTTCCCACTGTCAACATTGGACGAAGCGGCGATACGGCGCATACGTCGATGCTCCGTTTTGAGAAAGACGTTCTATATTTCCATCCCTACAACCTTTTGATACTCACAGGATCGAACAGTCTGCGAGCCGAAGAAATCAGCGCCGAACAAATCATCTCCGATCTCGACGCTATCAAAAAGAAGTGTGAGGCGAACGACATCCGACCGATCTTCCTCACGCTCATGCCCATCAACCCGAAGAATATCCGCAGCGCCTTCCATGCAGATACCGATCCTCTGTGGCAGCAAAAACTTGCACGAGTCAATGCTTATATCCGCAACCAGAAGTATTACGTCGATCTGGAACCTTACTTCTATGATGCGAATCATACTGTCATGGCGCCGGAGCTTTCCGTAGACGGCCTTCATCCCGATATTCGCGGCAAGATGCTCATGGCGGAGATCATCAACCGTCGGCGAGATTTACTGCGACAATAA
- a CDS encoding DUF7004 family protein, whose product MGQVVRRFFDGSFLEYDRGSFDDWCVYLTDASGQRKPPRDEEYFSQLESLAQQFGADKVYGDYVKVYQRTRSQIDERVLDDIHILSETYGTDALRVEKLFSILYMAMISEENKANTRLGKRIKRLGVHKLLIENQPVHEAANFMRGMDWRTIDRLCAERDF is encoded by the coding sequence ATGGGACAAGTTGTAAGGCGTTTTTTTGATGGCTCGTTCCTGGAATATGATCGAGGCAGTTTTGATGATTGGTGTGTCTATCTCACGGATGCTTCCGGGCAGCGTAAACCTCCGCGGGATGAAGAATATTTTTCACAGTTGGAGAGCCTTGCTCAACAATTCGGCGCTGATAAAGTGTATGGCGACTATGTTAAAGTATACCAACGGACGAGATCGCAAATAGACGAGCGCGTTCTGGATGATATTCATATCCTGTCCGAAACGTATGGAACAGATGCACTACGGGTGGAAAAGCTTTTTTCGATCCTTTACATGGCAATGATATCTGAGGAAAACAAAGCAAATACAAGACTTGGTAAACGCATCAAAAGGCTTGGCGTACATAAGTTGCTTATTGAAAATCAGCCCGTTCATGAAGCCGCGAACTTTATGCGCGGTATGGACTGGCGAACAATTGATCGTCTTTGTGCGGAACGCGATTTTTAG
- a CDS encoding DNA translocase FtsK — protein sequence MTTTAPKGRRYEIIGLLLLAAGLISIGGLLDWNVGFIGLYFAKFLRYLFGLGAWVASGVILLIGTQYVTKHRGIVYSTHFFGLIGLFVSLLAILHHFLVPVGAEILPEYLPNAGGLLGGGLLFFIRKFFGATGAIILLCTGTVVAVLLSTTWSLALGMLRTKRQAKAGIVKAKDTLSVAQQKVTQAENIFEEHVRGRIKSSFYNQDKDEAFEQAFAAEARNVASGEDVQPTSFPSFAAQEASVMPQTQEERDFLTALEPPAAGEETASFAFCETYDKNEVLAETEQEEGAEKERTAEELPSFSIEYASNETEEQEEIIAEPPPEIPDDFDVVPLPKDVPMAVEVQDKRLAMMQPAVSTQSMTATLPQETLAAPSVTTPLPSTMPAAVSAAKPREEEPQPTERPYELPKVEEILAAEVKKKNFELEREIAENAQTLAQTLENFKVKAKIINACHGPAVTRYELEPAPGVKVSKITNLADDLALSLAAFSVRIEPIPGKAAIGIEVPNKELEGIRLREVLEKPAFATAKSKLTVGLGVDIAGQGIFADLAKMPHLLVAGATGSGKSVCINTLITSILFKAKPDEVKFILIDPKMVELSNYNGIPHLMVPVVTDAKKAASVLNWSVQEMEKRYAKFAETGVRDMERFNAAKPEEKMPAIVIIIDELADLMMVAPHDVEDAICRLAQKARAAGIHLVLATQRPSVDVITGIIKANIPSRISFAVSSQIDSRTILDMSGAEKLLGKGDMLFYPVGSAKPQRVQGAFVSDEEVERLLDFIRGQGQRMEENQEIIEYTENAAMEADDGKKDAAKEKTDELLGDAIELVMSSGQASTSSIQRRFRIGYTRAARLIDTMEEMKIIGPSLGSKPREILVSSEEAEAALRKIS from the coding sequence ATGACGACAACTGCACCTAAGGGCAGACGCTATGAAATCATCGGTCTTCTTCTTCTTGCCGCAGGCCTCATATCCATCGGGGGACTGCTTGATTGGAACGTTGGTTTCATTGGCCTTTATTTTGCTAAATTCCTCCGCTATCTTTTCGGTTTGGGTGCTTGGGTCGCTTCCGGCGTCATACTGCTCATAGGCACGCAGTATGTGACGAAGCATCGGGGTATCGTTTATTCCACGCACTTTTTCGGCCTCATAGGACTCTTCGTTTCTTTGCTTGCTATCCTCCATCATTTCCTCGTACCTGTAGGGGCGGAAATCCTGCCCGAATATCTGCCGAACGCGGGCGGTCTTCTAGGCGGCGGCCTGCTCTTCTTCATCCGCAAGTTTTTCGGTGCGACGGGAGCCATCATCCTCTTGTGCACGGGTACGGTTGTTGCCGTCCTGCTCTCTACGACATGGTCGCTTGCCCTTGGGATGCTGCGCACGAAACGGCAGGCGAAAGCAGGAATCGTCAAAGCGAAGGATACGCTCTCCGTCGCCCAGCAGAAGGTGACACAGGCGGAAAATATCTTTGAAGAACATGTGCGCGGAAGAATCAAAAGCTCGTTTTACAATCAAGACAAAGACGAAGCCTTTGAACAGGCGTTTGCAGCAGAAGCGAGGAACGTCGCTTCGGGCGAAGATGTACAGCCGACGTCTTTTCCATCCTTTGCTGCACAGGAAGCATCTGTCATGCCGCAAACGCAGGAGGAGAGGGACTTTCTGACGGCTCTTGAACCTCCTGCCGCAGGGGAAGAGACGGCATCTTTTGCTTTTTGCGAGACATACGATAAGAATGAGGTATTGGCAGAAACAGAGCAGGAAGAGGGAGCAGAAAAAGAAAGGACAGCAGAAGAGCTGCCGTCCTTTTCCATTGAATATGCCTCGAATGAAACGGAAGAGCAAGAGGAAATCATCGCAGAACCACCGCCGGAAATCCCTGACGACTTTGATGTCGTTCCCTTGCCGAAAGACGTACCTATGGCAGTGGAGGTGCAGGACAAGCGCCTCGCCATGATGCAGCCGGCAGTCTCCACACAGTCCATGACGGCGACCTTGCCGCAGGAAACCCTTGCAGCACCATCGGTGACAACCCCGTTGCCTTCGACCATGCCGGCTGCTGTCTCAGCGGCAAAACCGCGTGAAGAAGAGCCGCAGCCGACGGAAAGGCCCTATGAGCTGCCAAAAGTGGAAGAAATACTCGCAGCCGAAGTCAAGAAGAAGAACTTTGAACTGGAACGGGAAATTGCCGAAAACGCGCAGACTTTGGCGCAGACCTTAGAAAACTTCAAGGTCAAGGCGAAGATTATCAATGCATGCCACGGACCTGCCGTTACGCGCTACGAGCTCGAACCTGCGCCCGGCGTCAAGGTCAGCAAGATTACGAATCTGGCGGATGATCTGGCTCTGAGCCTTGCGGCATTTTCCGTGCGCATAGAGCCTATACCGGGAAAAGCCGCCATCGGCATCGAGGTGCCGAACAAGGAGCTTGAGGGCATCCGTCTGCGTGAAGTCTTGGAAAAGCCCGCCTTTGCGACGGCCAAGTCGAAACTCACGGTCGGCTTGGGCGTCGATATTGCAGGACAAGGCATCTTTGCCGACCTCGCCAAGATGCCGCATCTTCTCGTTGCCGGCGCTACGGGATCAGGAAAGTCGGTCTGCATCAACACGCTCATCACGAGCATCCTCTTCAAAGCGAAGCCGGATGAAGTGAAGTTCATCCTCATAGATCCCAAGATGGTTGAGCTTTCCAACTACAACGGCATACCGCATCTGATGGTTCCCGTTGTCACGGACGCAAAAAAGGCGGCCTCTGTCCTGAACTGGTCGGTACAGGAGATGGAAAAGCGCTATGCCAAATTTGCCGAGACCGGCGTACGCGATATGGAACGCTTCAATGCGGCGAAACCCGAAGAGAAGATGCCTGCCATCGTCATCATCATCGATGAGCTTGCCGACCTCATGATGGTCGCACCGCACGACGTGGAAGATGCCATCTGCCGCCTTGCACAGAAAGCGCGCGCAGCGGGAATTCATCTCGTGCTCGCAACGCAGCGCCCGTCCGTCGATGTCATCACGGGCATCATCAAGGCGAATATTCCGTCACGCATATCGTTTGCTGTGTCCTCGCAGATTGATTCGCGTACGATTTTGGATATGAGCGGCGCTGAAAAGCTGCTTGGAAAGGGCGACATGCTTTTTTATCCCGTCGGATCGGCAAAGCCGCAGCGCGTGCAGGGGGCTTTCGTCAGCGATGAAGAAGTGGAGAGACTTCTCGACTTCATCCGTGGACAAGGGCAGCGGATGGAGGAAAATCAAGAGATTATTGAGTACACGGAGAATGCCGCTATGGAAGCCGATGACGGTAAAAAGGATGCGGCAAAGGAAAAGACCGATGAACTTCTCGGCGATGCGATCGAGCTTGTCATGAGTTCCGGGCAGGCATCGACATCAAGCATACAGAGGCGTTTCCGCATCGGTTATACACGCGCCGCCCGCCTGATTGACACGATGGAAGAGATGAAGATCATCGGACCGAGTCTCGGCAGCAAGCCGCGCGAAATCCTTGTATCCTCGGAGGAAGCCGAAGCGGCTTTGAGAAAAATCAGCTGA
- a CDS encoding amidohydrolase, translating to MKILISNAHVLHPDGSVREGNIAIEGNKIAAVGEIPASWQPERTIDAKDRLAVPGFVNAHTHASMTLLRSYADDMKLMDWLQQKIWPIEAKMRNEDIYWGAMLAAVEMIQGGTTTFADMYGPDMEKVAEVVAESGLRAILSRGLIGVVPDADEKIAENVALFKNWHQKAEGRITVMFGPHALYTCPPDYLHKVAEAAKSLGAEIHIHMSETRGEVEECLKQYGKRPFAHVAATGLFDNGTLAAHCVHLDDEDISIIKKYGIRVAHNPGSNMKLASGIAPVPRLLAEGVCVALGTDGASSNNNLDMLEEVNLAAMLHKVASYDPEAVPAGEALRMGTAYGAKAVGLSDVGLLKEGYKADIVLFDMTSPAWMPRHDPVSLLVYSANASSVDTVIVDGRILMEKRELLTLDEERILFETKRRVEHLLAH from the coding sequence ATGAAAATATTGATTTCCAATGCGCATGTTCTTCATCCGGACGGCAGCGTGCGGGAAGGAAATATCGCAATCGAGGGAAATAAGATTGCAGCAGTCGGAGAAATCCCCGCTTCGTGGCAGCCGGAGCGCACGATTGACGCAAAGGACAGGCTTGCTGTCCCAGGCTTTGTCAACGCCCATACGCATGCATCTATGACGCTTCTTCGAAGCTATGCGGACGATATGAAGCTCATGGATTGGCTGCAGCAAAAGATTTGGCCGATCGAGGCGAAGATGCGCAACGAAGACATCTATTGGGGCGCAATGCTCGCCGCCGTCGAGATGATACAGGGGGGCACGACGACCTTCGCCGACATGTACGGGCCTGATATGGAAAAGGTCGCCGAAGTCGTAGCGGAATCAGGGCTTCGCGCCATTCTTTCGCGCGGCCTGATCGGTGTGGTGCCCGATGCAGACGAAAAGATTGCAGAAAATGTGGCGCTCTTCAAAAATTGGCATCAAAAAGCCGAGGGGCGCATCACCGTGATGTTCGGGCCGCATGCGCTCTATACGTGCCCGCCCGATTATCTGCACAAGGTCGCAGAGGCGGCAAAGTCGCTTGGAGCGGAAATCCACATCCACATGTCAGAAACGAGGGGAGAGGTGGAGGAATGCCTCAAGCAATACGGCAAGCGCCCCTTTGCACATGTCGCCGCCACAGGTCTTTTCGACAACGGCACATTGGCAGCGCACTGCGTGCATCTTGACGACGAAGATATTTCCATCATCAAGAAGTACGGCATCCGTGTCGCGCACAATCCCGGCAGCAACATGAAGCTCGCGAGCGGCATCGCTCCCGTGCCGCGCCTTCTTGCGGAAGGCGTCTGCGTTGCTCTCGGTACGGACGGCGCGTCGAGCAATAACAACCTTGACATGCTTGAGGAAGTAAACCTTGCCGCCATGCTGCACAAGGTGGCGAGCTATGACCCCGAGGCTGTGCCCGCAGGAGAAGCGCTGCGCATGGGGACGGCGTACGGGGCAAAGGCTGTCGGTCTTTCTGATGTAGGGCTCTTGAAAGAGGGTTATAAAGCGGACATCGTCCTCTTCGATATGACGAGTCCCGCATGGATGCCGCGTCACGATCCCGTATCGCTGCTCGTCTATTCTGCCAATGCATCTTCGGTCGACACAGTCATCGTCGACGGACGAATCCTCATGGAGAAACGCGAGCTCCTGACGCTTGATGAAGAGCGCATCCTGTTTGAAACGAAGCGCCGCGTCGAGCATCTTCTTGCACATTGA
- a CDS encoding adenosylhomocysteinase, with the protein MESMIKDIKLAPSGHDKINWVKNFMPVMEAVNKEFSVTKPFAGKKIVITLHLEAKTAYLALIMKNAGAEVAITGSNPLSTQDDIAAALVEDGLHVFATHGCTDEEYEQYIDKALDLKPDIIIDDGGDLVNILHTKRRELLPNILGGSEETTTGVHRLHSLARAGKLEFPMIAANDAYCKYLFDNRYGTGQSTWDGIMRTTNLCITGKTVVIAGYGWCGKGGAMRAQGLGANVVITEVDPIKAIEAVFDGFRVMPMDEAARIGDIFLTLTGDKDVIRKHHYEVMKDGAMMANSGHFDVEINIPELEEISVSRRTVRKNIEEFKQKDGRKLYLLAEGRLVNLAAGDGHPAEIMDLSFGVQFFSALHILNHHAELENKVYLMPDEINTKIAELKLKASGVAIDHLTDEQKAYLGLA; encoded by the coding sequence ATGGAATCAATGATCAAAGACATCAAACTCGCGCCGTCGGGTCATGACAAAATCAACTGGGTCAAGAACTTCATGCCTGTCATGGAAGCCGTCAACAAAGAATTTTCCGTGACGAAGCCCTTTGCAGGCAAGAAGATTGTCATCACGCTGCATCTTGAAGCAAAGACAGCGTATTTGGCGTTGATCATGAAGAACGCCGGCGCAGAGGTTGCCATCACGGGCAGCAATCCGTTGTCCACGCAGGATGACATCGCGGCGGCGCTCGTCGAAGATGGGCTTCATGTCTTTGCGACGCACGGCTGCACGGACGAAGAGTATGAGCAGTACATCGACAAGGCTCTTGACCTTAAGCCTGACATCATCATCGACGACGGCGGCGACCTCGTGAATATCCTGCATACGAAGCGCCGCGAACTTCTGCCGAACATCCTCGGCGGCTCGGAGGAAACGACGACGGGCGTACATCGTCTGCATTCTCTCGCCCGTGCGGGCAAACTTGAGTTCCCGATGATTGCGGCGAACGACGCCTACTGCAAGTATCTGTTTGACAACCGCTATGGAACGGGGCAGTCAACGTGGGACGGCATCATGCGCACGACGAACCTCTGCATCACGGGAAAAACCGTTGTCATTGCCGGTTACGGCTGGTGCGGCAAGGGCGGCGCCATGCGCGCTCAGGGTCTCGGGGCGAATGTCGTCATCACGGAGGTCGATCCCATCAAGGCGATCGAAGCTGTGTTCGATGGCTTCCGTGTCATGCCTATGGACGAGGCGGCGCGCATTGGCGACATCTTCCTGACCTTGACGGGCGATAAGGATGTCATTCGCAAGCATCACTATGAGGTCATGAAAGACGGCGCTATGATGGCGAACTCCGGTCACTTCGATGTGGAGATCAACATCCCCGAGCTTGAGGAAATCTCCGTATCGCGCCGTACCGTGCGCAAGAATATCGAGGAATTCAAGCAAAAGGACGGCAGGAAGCTCTACCTTCTCGCCGAAGGCCGCCTCGTGAACCTCGCAGCAGGCGACGGACATCCGGCGGAGATCATGGATCTGTCCTTCGGCGTACAGTTCTTCTCAGCGCTTCATATTCTCAATCATCATGCAGAACTTGAAAACAAGGTCTACCTGATGCCGGACGAAATCAATACGAAGATTGCCGAACTCAAGCTCAAGGCTTCGGGCGTAGCCATTGACCATCTGACGGACGAGCAGAAGGCCTATCTCGGACTTGCCTGA
- the surE gene encoding 5'/3'-nucleotidase SurE: MRILLTNDDGVEAAGIEALVRVLSPHHTVVVAAPAFEQSGMSHAITVKKCIRLDRYRPLEERYGVAAYRIEGTPADCVKLYLEAISSDIYPEYVISGINHGANLGTDVLYSGTANAAMEAYLHGITATAVSLDMKSEISYDTAARLMEENLFSLFYEEGKVNFYNVNFPKKFGENGPQFVFTQLGRRNYINAFQRMEDVDGKECYFLGGEILDEGNSDATDIAAAERGYISVTPLQTDLTDYLYLEKLLR, translated from the coding sequence TTGCGTATACTATTGACGAATGACGACGGTGTAGAAGCTGCCGGAATAGAGGCGCTCGTGCGCGTGCTCTCGCCGCACCATACAGTCGTTGTAGCTGCCCCGGCCTTTGAGCAAAGCGGCATGTCCCATGCAATCACGGTCAAGAAGTGCATCCGTCTCGATCGGTATCGCCCTTTGGAAGAGCGATACGGCGTGGCGGCATATCGGATCGAGGGTACGCCGGCGGACTGCGTGAAGCTTTACCTTGAAGCAATTTCTTCCGATATATATCCGGAGTATGTAATCTCCGGCATCAATCACGGAGCGAATCTGGGCACGGATGTGCTTTATTCCGGCACAGCCAACGCCGCGATGGAAGCGTATCTGCATGGAATCACGGCGACGGCCGTATCCCTCGACATGAAGTCCGAAATCTCGTATGATACAGCTGCCAGACTTATGGAGGAGAATCTTTTTTCGCTCTTTTACGAAGAGGGAAAAGTGAACTTTTACAATGTAAATTTTCCCAAAAAATTCGGCGAAAATGGTCCGCAGTTCGTATTCACGCAGCTTGGCCGCCGCAATTACATCAATGCATTTCAAAGGATGGAAGATGTGGACGGGAAGGAATGCTATTTTCTAGGCGGGGAGATTCTCGACGAGGGAAACAGCGACGCAACGGACATCGCTGCCGCAGAGCGCGGCTACATCTCCGTCACGCCGCTTCAGACTGATCTGACGGATTATCTCTATTTGGAGAAACTGCTGCGCTGA
- a CDS encoding HlyD family secretion protein, with protein sequence MEIDVTKKAIRFLQFSLLGLLTLAALTIGGIWLYQRSHNIVTLEDAQVKSALVPAKAKADGTIAEILVADGAHVEAGDVIAHIKVNVTDEDIAQLQQNVTLAKQSLENLQKGIAVTQPVVNEAPSAAVDTEAARARMERMNELYAMGAISAVKRDEAEAAYNAAVASSQAHAPSSSYRTVLQSASPEQIKQAELFLKQAEIALAKAQQDKAGTDIIAPASGTLYLAEDIAAESKISAGQTFANIGNAKDLWLEAILNDDQKTKVRLGQFASYRLGGRDIQGTVQDIEEPDADEGDETVSGKVRVRISVPEETGEGIQPGMKVSVRLSP encoded by the coding sequence GTGGAAATAGATGTTACGAAAAAGGCAATACGATTTTTGCAGTTCAGTCTGCTCGGTCTATTGACGCTCGCTGCCCTCACGATCGGCGGCATTTGGCTCTACCAGCGCTCGCATAATATTGTGACACTTGAAGACGCCCAGGTGAAAAGTGCACTCGTGCCAGCAAAAGCAAAGGCGGATGGCACGATAGCGGAAATTCTGGTCGCCGACGGCGCTCATGTGGAGGCAGGGGACGTCATCGCGCACATCAAGGTCAATGTCACGGATGAGGATATCGCCCAGTTGCAGCAAAATGTCACGTTAGCGAAACAAAGCTTGGAAAACTTACAGAAGGGAATCGCTGTCACGCAGCCCGTCGTGAATGAGGCGCCGAGCGCTGCGGTCGATACGGAAGCGGCACGCGCACGCATGGAGCGAATGAACGAACTCTATGCGATGGGCGCTATCAGCGCCGTGAAGCGCGATGAAGCCGAGGCCGCCTACAATGCCGCTGTTGCTTCCAGTCAGGCTCACGCACCTTCATCAAGCTATCGCACCGTCCTGCAGTCCGCTTCGCCGGAACAGATTAAACAAGCAGAACTGTTTTTGAAGCAGGCGGAAATCGCCTTGGCAAAGGCGCAGCAGGATAAAGCGGGAACAGATATCATTGCGCCCGCTTCCGGAACGCTTTATCTAGCCGAAGACATCGCCGCCGAAAGCAAGATCAGTGCGGGGCAAACCTTTGCAAACATCGGCAATGCCAAGGATTTGTGGCTTGAAGCTATTTTGAACGATGATCAGAAAACGAAAGTGCGCCTAGGGCAATTCGCTTCCTATCGCTTGGGTGGACGCGACATACAGGGTACGGTGCAGGATATAGAGGAACCCGATGCAGACGAGGGGGATGAGACGGTATCCGGCAAAGTCCGTGTGCGCATTTCTGTTCCCGAAGAGACGGGAGAAGGAATACAGCCTGGGATGAAGGTCTCTGTGCGCTTGTCGCCTTGA